In Monodelphis domestica isolate mMonDom1 chromosome 3, mMonDom1.pri, whole genome shotgun sequence, the following proteins share a genomic window:
- the LOC100618312 gene encoding zinc finger protein 420-like isoform X2, which yields MEELHQMASRGLLCCLYREPAVPGMAFERDRLSAQEVVTFKDVAVDFTREEWCLLSPPQKELYKEVMLENAQNLLSVGLLGPPEDVISYLEQKEAPWMLEQEDLRGCCQEGEIRSEMKVNKTEMSPSMEEMDLQRFKSDGPNNFAFKEFGVAPQNSSHVEEQRMHSEEKCSEHNKCRMMFMHRTGLAGYQKIHTGERPYECKQCGKTFSRSSSLVVHQRTHTGEKPYECKQCGKPFSRRSSLAGHQRTHTGEKPYECKHCGRTFRQSSKLAVHQRVHTGERPYECKQCGKTFSQQSHLAIHQRIHTGEKPYECKQCGKTFTVKSSLAVHQRIHTGVKPYECKQCGKAFSQRSHLVIHQRIHTGEKPYECKQCGKTFRRSYTLAVHQRIHTGEKPYECKQCGKIFSWSSNLAGHQRVHTGERPYECKQCGKTFKERSILAGHQRVHTGERPYECKQCGKAFSQRSHLALHQRIHTGEKPYECKQCGKKFTMKSSLAVHQRIHTGVKPYECKQCGKAFSQKSHLVIHQRIHTGEKPYECKQCGKTFCRSYSLAVHQRTHTGEKPCECKQCGKTFRLSFSLGVHQRIHTGERPYEGKQCAKTFKERSILAGHQRVHTGEKPYECKQCGKTFKKRSILAGHQRTHTGEKNYECNQCGKTFTMKHSLGVHRRIHTGEKLYKCKQCGKKFHQRYDVAIHQRIHTGEKPYECKQCGKTFTVKSSLAVHQRIHTGVKPYECKQCGKAFSQRSHLVIHQRIHTGEKPYECKQCGKTFRRSYTLAVHQRIHTGEKPYECKQCGKIFSWSSNLAGHQRVHTGERPYECKQCGKTFKERSILAGHQRVHTGERPYECKQCGKAFSQRSHLALHQRIHTGEKPYECKQCGKKFTMKSSLAVHQRIHTGVKPYECKQCGKAFSQKSHLVIHQRIHTGEKPYECKQCGKTFCRSYSLAVHQRTHTGEKPCECKQCGKTFRLSFSLGVHQRIHTGERPYEGKQCAKTFKERSILAGHQRVHTGEKPYECKQCGKTFKKRSILAGHQRTHTGEKNYECNQCGKTFTMKHSLGVHRRIHTGEKLYKCKQCGKKFHQRYDVAIHQRIHTGEKPYECKQCGKTFTVKSSLAVHQRIHTGVKPYECKQCGKAFSQRSHLVIHQRIHTGEKPYECKQCGKTFRRSYTLAVHQRVHTGERPYECKQCGKTFKERSILAGHQRIHTGEKPYECKQCGKAFHQSSNLAVHQRIHMGRKLKNTSYMERSSHLAPDLL from the coding sequence aaggAGAAATCAGATCTGAAATGAAGGTGAATAAAACAGAGATGAGCCCATCTATGGAAGAAATGGACCTACAAAGATTCAAGAGTGATGGTCCCAATAACTTTGCTTTCAAAGAATTCGGTGTTGCACCTCAAAATTCATCTCATGTTGAAGAACAAAGAATGCACAGTGAAGAAAAATGTAGTGAACATAATAAGTGCAGAATGATGTTTATGCATAGGACCGGCCTTGCTGGATATCAGAAAATCCATACTGGAGAaagaccttatgaatgcaagcagtgtggaaagacattcagtcgaaGCTCCAGTcttgttgtacatcagagaacccacactggggagaaaccttatgaatgcaagcagtgtggaaagccATTCAGTCGGAGATCCAGTCTTGCTGGACATCAGAGaacccacactggggagaaaccttatgaatgtaagcattGTGGAAGGACATTCCGTCAAAGCTCCaaacttgctgtacatcagagagtccacactggtgagagaccttatgaatgcaaacagtgtggaaagacattcagtcagcaGTCCCatcttgctatacatcagagaatccacactggggagaaaccttatgaatgcaaacagtgtggaaagacattcacggTGAAATCCAGTCTTGCtgttcatcagagaatccacactggggtgaaaccttatgagtgcaaacagtgtggaaaggcattcagtcagAGGTCCCATCTTGTTATACaccagagaatccatactggggagaaaccttatgaatgcaagcagtgtggaaagacattccgtCGGAGCTACactcttgctgtacatcagagaatccacactggggagaaaccttatgaatgtaagcagtgtggaaagataTTCAGTTGGAGCTCCAATCTTGCTGgacatcagagagtccacactggtgagagaccttatgaatgcaaacagtgtggaaagacattcaaagAAAGGTCTATACTTGCTGgacatcagagagtccacactggtgagagaccttatgaatgcaaacagtgtGGAAAAGCATTCAGTCAGAGGTCCCATCTTGctttacatcagagaatccacactggggagaaaccttatgaatgcaagcagtgtggaaagaaaTTCACAATGAAATCCAGTCTTGCtgttcatcagagaatccacactggggtgaaaccttatgaatgcaaacagtgtggaaaggcattcagtcaaAAGTCCCATCTtgttatacatcagagaatccacactggggagaaaccttatgaatgcaagcagtgtggaaagacattctgTCGGAGCTACAGTCTTGCTGTTCATCAGAGAacgcacactggggagaaaccttgtgaatgtaaacaatgtggaaagactttcagactGAGCTTTAGTCTTggtgtacatcagagaatccacactggagagagacCTTATGAAGGCAAACAGTGTGCAAAGACATTCAAAGAAAGGTCCATACTTGCTGgacatcagagagtccacactggtgagaaaccttatgaatgcaaacagtgtggaaagacattcaaaaaAAGGTCCATACTTGCTGGACATCAGAGAACgcacactggggagaaaaattatgaatgcaaccagtgtggaaagacattcacaatGAAACACAGTCTTGGTGTTCATcggagaatccacactggggagaaactttataaatgcaagcagtgtggaaagaaaTTCCATCAGAGGTATGATgttgctatacatcagagaatccacactggggagaaaccttatgaatgcaaacagtgtggaaagacattcacggTGAAATCCAGTCTTGCtgttcatcagagaatccacactggggtgaaaccttatgagtgcaaacagtgtggaaaggcattcagtcagAGGTCCCATCTTGTTATACaccagagaatccatactggggagaaaccttatgaatgcaagcagtgtggaaagacattccgtCGGAGCTACactcttgctgtacatcagagaatccacactggggagaaaccttatgaatgtaagcagtgtggaaagataTTCAGTTGGAGCTCCAATCTTGCTGgacatcagagagtccacactggtgagagaccttatgaatgcaaacagtgtggaaagacattcaaagAAAGGTCTATACTTGCTGgacatcagagagtccacactggtgagagaccttatgaatgcaaacagtgtGGAAAAGCATTCAGTCAGAGGTCCCATCTTGctttacatcagagaatccacactggggagaaaccttatgaatgcaagcagtgtggaaagaaaTTCACAATGAAATCCAGTCTTGCtgttcatcagagaatccacactggggtgaaaccttatgaatgcaaacagtgtggaaaggcattcagtcaaAAGTCCCATCTtgttatacatcagagaatccacactggggagaaaccttatgaatgcaagcagtgtggaaagacattctgTCGGAGCTACAGTCTTGCTGTTCATCAGAGAacgcacactggggagaaaccttgtgaatgtaaacaatgtggaaagactttcagactGAGCTTTAGTCTTggtgtacatcagagaatccacactggagagagacCTTATGAAGGCAAACAGTGTGCAAAGACATTCAAAGAAAGGTCCATACTTGCTGgacatcagagagtccacactggtgagaaaccttatgaatgcaaacagtgtggaaagacattcaaaaaAAGGTCCATACTTGCTGGACATCAGAGAACgcacactggggagaaaaattatgaatgcaaccagtgtggaaagacattcacaatGAAACACAGTCTTGGTGTTCATcggagaatccacactggggagaaactttataaatgcaagcagtgtggaaagaaaTTCCATCAGAGGTATGATgttgctatacatcagagaatccacactggggagaaaccttatgaatgcaaacagtgtggaaagacattcacggTGAAATCCAGTCTTGCtgttcatcagagaatccacactggggtgaaaccttatgagtgcaaacagtgtggaaaggcattcagtcagAGGTCCCATCTTGTTATACaccagagaatccatactggggagaaaccttatgaatgcaagcagtgtggaaagacattccgtCGGAGCTACactcttgctgtacatcagagagtccacactggtgagagaccttatgaatgcaaacagtgtggaaagacattcaaagAAAGGTCTATACTTGctggacatcagagaatccacactggggagaaaccttatgaatgcaagcagtgtggaaaggcattccaTCAGAGCTCCAATCTTGCTgtgcatcagagaattcacatgGGGAGAAAACTTAAGAATACAAGCTATATGGAAAGATCTTCACATTTAGCTCCAGACTTGCTATAG